CCGGCACGGGCCGGTCGCGTTGCGGGTCACCGAGGTGGAGGCGTACGGCGGCACGGACGACCCCGCCTCCCATGCCTTCCGCGGTCCGACCCCGCGCTCGCGGGTCATGTTCGGACCACCCGGGCACGCCTACGTCTACTTCGTCTACGGCATGCACTGGTGCTTCAACGTCGTGTGCGGCCCGGAGGGCACGGCCGCGGCGGTCCTGGTCCGGGCTGGTGCGGTCGTCCGCTCCGTTCCCGCCGAGCAGACCCGGGCCGCCTGGCGCGTCGCGAGCGGGCCCGGCCGCTTCGCCCGGGTGCTGGGGGTGGACGGCGGCTTCACCGGCACCGACCTCGCCGGCTCCGGCCCGGTGACGGTCCATACCGGAGTACCCGTCGCCGAGGCCCAGGTGGGCCGTGGGCCGCGGATCGGCATCCGGGTGGGGCTCGACCTTGCGTACCGGCTCTGGGTGCTGGACGAGCCGTCGGTGAGCCGGGTGCGGCCTCCGCGGCCACGCCTCGACTGAGACAGACACCCGCCCTGACGGCGCTCGCGTTGCCGCACCCGTGCTTGAGGGCACCCGTCCTGATGTCGAGAGGGTGCGCCGGACGGGGGCGAGAGCGCGGACGGTGCTTGCGGGCTGTGCACGCCCCGTGGCACCGAGAGGCCACCCGTCCGCGGCTGTCGGCTCGCCTGCCCCGGGCGACCCGGCGCGGCGTCCACGGCCCCGTGGTGGCTGGCTCCCAGGCGGTTTCGTGGCCTCGCCGCGCTGGTGGCGGGCCTGATCCGGCGGCCACCCGTTCGAGCGCAGAACCTCAAGCCTCGCATATCAGACGGTTACGTCAAG
This portion of the Parafrankia discariae genome encodes:
- a CDS encoding DNA-3-methyladenine glycosylase — its product is MGRELTGVPSRDFYDRPVLVVARDLLGTTVRHGPVALRVTEVEAYGGTDDPASHAFRGPTPRSRVMFGPPGHAYVYFVYGMHWCFNVVCGPEGTAAAVLVRAGAVVRSVPAEQTRAAWRVASGPGRFARVLGVDGGFTGTDLAGSGPVTVHTGVPVAEAQVGRGPRIGIRVGLDLAYRLWVLDEPSVSRVRPPRPRLD